The DNA sequence AATATTTGTTTTGAGGTACTTGGTCAATTcttcttgtctttttttgtttaagaCGTTGTAATGGGTAAGGGCAATGGCTTCTTCTTCCGTCATTGGTTCGTCGTCTTCCAACAGCATTTGTGGTGGTGTATCAGATAGCCCGATATGAAGAGCATCTGGTATTGTGTCATCCATATCGATATCGATGTAGAGCTTTCGCCCGTCATTGATGGTCACAGAATCCTCTTCGACCGAAAGAGGCACGGGCTGTCCTCTTGAAACCACATTAAGGATTTCATTGCATGCTTGTGATATTTCATCGGAAGGATAAATAACAGTGTTTGGATACTTGCATAGCTGAAAGTACAAAGGCGTTGCACTAACCGACCCTGCCCAATCATAGACGGCTTGTACACTTGATCGTAAGTAAAACCTTCTCTTTAAGACTCCCATGCGAGGATGTCGTATACGTACCTCTACCGACTGATCCCCAGGGGCGGGTTCATCAAGCACTCGCCGTCTTCTTTTTTGGCGTATTTCTTCTTGCTTGGTTAGTTCCTGCTCTTCTTCTAGACGAAGACGATCTTTTTCCTTGTCTATTTTGCTTGATTCCTCTAACTGTTCTAGCTGTTCCTTGAAATTGGCTTTTCTCTCCTCAGATGTGCCGATCAATTCACTTTGGTTGTCTTCTCTACTTGTCCCTAGTATGTCCGCGAGAGCTGCCTTGTCAAATTCAAAAGAAGGTCCTGCTTCAGAGTCTGCATAGCCACTATCAAATACTGATTTAAGAagatcactgtcactgtcactgtcttCTAGGTTGTTTGCTTTGCCGCAGCTATAAAATcagagaaaatgtttttcataaGAATATTTCTAACCCGCGACAAACGATGTACTTTGGAACCAACATGTCATATAAACACAAAACATAATTGACTCTACTTGAAAGTGTACTTAAACATAGGGTGTTACCCAATCAAATGCTTCGACGTCCCGTAAACGTTTCAATGGCCAATGATAAATAATCACTTACAACGTCGACACTAACGCATTCATTTAAATTGGCTAGGAAAGTCTGTCAATCGGGGGTGGTTTGAATGATAGAACAATTGTGACATTTGTCAAACGACACTGTAATAAACATTTTTCGTTTGATTGACAACTAATAAGCATTCCGAGCACCCATCGAACCACGCGACCCCAAAAGATTATCATTATctaaaaagaatgaaaaatgGCATTTGTGGTTGTAACACCGCTTTAATTTATTCTCAAACTGTAGGCCACACCTGATACGTCGACGACTGCACAAGAACAGCCTTGGCCTTGAAAGACCCGTGTCTCTCTTGTAGTCTTCGTACTTGAAATCATCATCAATTTCCTTCTCAATTCCTGTGAGCTTAAAAGTCATAAGCTCTTGACGGCCTTCCGGACTCTCACCCTCAGGAAAGAAAATCTCTTTCGCTTTCGACAAACATTCTTCTTTGGAAGCATTCCTTGGTAATTTGCACTCTCTGGATCCCCCACCattatttgtctttttctgGATATACTCCTTTCTAGACTCATTCCAGTGCTTCCACCCAAAGTAGTACGTCAGAGTGGGAGCATTCTTACTTGTTGAGGCATTATTAGTACTTTTctgctttctttttttgcttGCATCTAAGAGGGACCGCACACGTTCCAATTTTTCTTCACGAACAGAGTTTTTGAAATGGTTAATGATTAATAATCTGTCCCCAAGACAGTCAATACCTAAAGTCTTAAGATCCTCGTGGCTTAGCAATGTAACAGTTTTGTCATCAAcctgaaacaaaaataaggtTATTAAAGAGAGTTAAAGTTAAGGAAAACTATTAGACATATGCCATTTTTAAACATTATgtttcacccctcccccaagggCTAAAATAAACTTAAATGCCTATAGAAACAATTGCTGTATTTTCCACAAAGGGGCTGATCTACACAGATAACAGCTGTAttagataaataataatatatatttgggTAAAAGCTCTCACCGGGGGCCAAAACAGTGCTCAACTTGACAGGACTAACATAGGTGGAGAGTTCCTTAAGTTAGTTGATATGTGTCCCTACTGTCAGCAACTTAGCTTTAGCTGTATGCcaaatgtaaaacaaataatttacATGCACAATAAAACCATTTTGAAAAGAAGTGCCAATGAACAGGGAGAGAATGATAGAAGATGTAATTGGAGGAAAAGGGAAGAATGTCCTTTGGTGAATGCCTTGTAAAAGAGGTAGTTCACCAAGCAAAAGTAGAGACAGGGACAATGAGTTCAAAACGAGATGTCTTCATGTGTAGGCATAGATGTAAGTTCCTTCTTAAATTTAGCAATTCTAAAGTGGGCAACTCGGCAGGCTTGTAGAGGTTCTAAAAGTAATGAAGTGCGCACAATTGACTGTGACGGTTTTGCGTCTCACGAAATCGATCCATATGTAGTAGTAGTAAACTTTGATGTAAATGTAAGATAGTTTAACTAAGGAGTGGATCCATGCAGTGGATCTACGAAAATGCACGGAGTTTTATACATtccagggttcaaaataacttttttaaatctgctagattttgccgGCTTTCCAGATTTTGGTGGCGAAAAAAAGCCTTCATCCCCAAATTATGAAaggaaaatacagaaaaaaagagccGGCAAAGACATGAAAACAGACGACTTCACCGGCAGCCGGCTGCTCGTTAACAAAAAAGATACCCAATAATAATACCCATGGATATTTGTCAAATAATTCATGAATGAACAAGCTTTGAGCCACATGGTCAACATCATTTTATGACTGATAAAGTACACGGTTTTACTGctgcaacaaaacaacaaactaTGTCACGATAGTTGATTGACAGTCTCTTGTAGTTTTACTTGACGTCACTTAGAATAGGAGGCACTCATGAAAGAATGGCTGACACAGCTCGGACCTTGTAAACAACGTTGTTGTTTCTAATAAATATTACCTAGAGAATCAAGACAAACTATAGCTGGAAATAGCTAGAAATAGTCACAATGATAATCTTTTACAGTGATATTTAAACAAGTGCGGTTAAAAGCTTTTGTTGAAGgcaagattttattttataattgtTGGGAGCAAACTTTAAAAATAAGTATGGCTGGCTGCGTTTCCTGGCCAACTTAGAATTGATTTTTCTGTGCAAAGTAACAACTTTGGCTAAGTCAAGATGGCTAGAAATGGTTAATGAAAGTTCACAAAGATAGAAATAATATAACTGCAGGGTGTAGTGCACCATATTATTGAAACTCAATATACTTATATAGTTGGGACAGAATTTCTGAAATAggctatatatatatgaatatattatattttgtatcaaaattttacacattattatacaaaatgtaaacataCCTTTTCCAACAGAAATTTTTGGATTATAGAATCGTCAGCTTGACTTTCTTCGCGAAGAAATGTTACAACCTGAAATTATATACAATCACTGTATTATAATATAATGTGAGCTGAGACCATACTTGAAAATTCTCCTCGAGGGGGGGGGATTACGCAGCCcctgtttgggtataggggtacCACCTAGGATCTGTTAC is a window from the Nematostella vectensis chromosome 9, jaNemVect1.1, whole genome shotgun sequence genome containing:
- the LOC116609178 gene encoding uncharacterized protein LOC116609178, with the translated sequence MTFKLTGIEKEIDDDFKYEDYKRDTGLSRPRLFLCSRRRISCGKANNLEDSDSDSDLLKSVFDSGYADSEAGPSFEFDKAALADILGTSREDNQSELIGTSEERKANFKEQLEQLEESSKIDKEKDRLRLEEEQELTKQEEIRQKRRRRVLDEPAPGDQSVEVRIRHPRMGVLKRRFYLRSSVQAVYDWAGSVSATPLYFQLCKYPNTVIYPSDEISQACNEILNVVSRGQPVPLSVEEDSVTINDGRKLYIDIDMDDTIPDALHIGLSDTPPQMLLEDDEPMTEEEAIALTHYNVLNKKRQEELTKYLKTNIVEIDKDHIVEEILKLYKDTSLLQNYLEIECGLTATGDGVLREMLTSFWEKFLMRNGEGSREIPLPLDPSIARETYEILGRIYHHGFMLTGSFPVTIPRASIHYALFDCVKDECLEESFLNTLPAKQRETLSAALSSKSAASFPDKIVCDILEDYGNMRWPSQENICSIVKDVAVHELVAKPAMALQQFRSGMGEF